The following coding sequences are from one Triticum aestivum cultivar Chinese Spring chromosome 5A, IWGSC CS RefSeq v2.1, whole genome shotgun sequence window:
- the LOC123104736 gene encoding uncharacterized protein has protein sequence MGKKNPNARRFASSERAPSLDVTNSPLNANAESSSAARQKGNQSWYIRLSDEKKAELLEKRRVARREKKTAAVQSVNHARVSQEHASSVGSEQFVPLSNITNTHIDVAVCTAASSAGTAHLHQNNIAGKKRSPQSWYAGLSDERRAEYIHKQKMARLARKAATAGVNVQLPTSSASQTSSGPSVCRCCQYRAYCLENRRSVRALCCICGGTGQKLLLSMYHTS, from the exons ATGGGGAAGAAAAATCCAAATGCACGTCGGTTTGCCTCAAGCGAACGTGCCCCGTCACTGGATGTAACAAACTCACCTCTAAATGCAAATGCAGAGAGTAGTTCTGCTGCTCGACAGAAAGGTAACCAATCATGGTACATCAGATTGTCTGATGAAAAGAAAGCAGAGCTCCTCGAGAAGCGTCGTGTCGCCCGGCGTGAGAAGAAGACTGCAGCCGTACAAAGTGTAAACCATGCCCGGGTATCACAAGAACATGCTTCTTCTGTGGGGTCTGAGCAATTTGTCCCTTTGAGCAACATCACCAACACACATATAGATG TTGCAGTATGTACGGCGGCAAGCTCCGCGGGTACTGCTCATCTTCACCAAAACAATATTGCAGGCAAAAAAAGAAGTCCACAAAGTTGGTATGCTGGACTATCCGACGAGCGGCGAGCTGAGTACATACACAAACAGAAGATGGCCCGACTCGCAAGGAAAGCAGCAACTGCCGGGGTGAATGTCCAATTGCCTACATCATCTGCCTCGCAAACTTCATCTG GTCCTTCTGTGTGTCGCTGCTGTCAGTATCGGGCTTACTGCTTGGAGAACAGGAGGAGCGTCAGGGCTCTTTGCTGCATCTGTGGGGGTACTGGCCAGAA GTTATTGTTATCCATGTATCACACAAGCTGA